Within the Leisingera thetidis genome, the region CGGCCGTATGAAATTGCGGTTTCCAGCGACAAGTCATTCGCATTCATCGCTCCGGCAGCGTCTGGATTCTCCTATACTCCACTGGATCTGGAGGCGGCAGCCAAGGCGGCAACCGGTTGTCAGGCCACCTATGGGGCCGGAATTCTCGCTCTTCTTGGCGGCTATTCGGAAACCGCCGATCTAAGGCCTATCCAGGGCAAGGTCACAGACTTCAAATACTGGCGTACGGATCTGGCGTGCTGAGCGGAGCCAAAACCGCCCTTCTGGCGTTGGCGTGCGGCGTGGTTCCGGTTCTGACCGGATGTGCGCCGCCGCCTGCCTCGGCCGTCACTGAGGTTGCCTCGCGCGGAATTGCGTTCCCGGATTATCCGCAGGGCGGCTGGACCTATTTGAGCTTTTCCGGCGCCCATGGCTTTCAGGTCAACTATCTCGCTGCAAACGGGCGCGCTTGGCTGTGGTATCCCGGAAACTCGGCCGGGGTTCCTGAAGAGTGGAAGCTGGACACCGTTGCAGGGCAAAAGGCTGTCTGCTGGCGTCACCCGTCAAACAGCTACAACCCGGTGACCAAGCAGACCGGCGGCCCATTTGCTTGCCAGTCTCTCGCGTTGTCGCAGCGGTCCATCGTGGCGAGGGTGGCAGGCGATCCCTACGGGTTGTCGTCTGGGCAGATACCGTACAAGAGGGCGAAGTGCGACGCACCTGCGGAGTTTGCTTTTGACCGCAATCGGTTCCGCTGCTGACTAGTTCGAGGTTTGGCCTTTCCGCAGTCTGCAGGTGTCCCAAAAATGGGACACCTCGCCTTTTGCGCAGCGCACGGCTGGACCGTTAAAACGGAAAACTCACCCAGTCTGGTCGTCGACGGCTGCGCCGGGGGCGTTTTTCTTGACCGACTCGATGCCGCCATCGCGGCCGGAAGCGCTGGCGTAGCTCTGCGAAGTGCCGATTACCTGGCCGTTGGAGGCCTTCAGGTTGAACATGTGCTTGCCCGCAGCAGTTTCCTTGCGCTCATAGCGCGCATCGTCGCCGGCGTTCTTGCGGACCGACTCGATGCCGTTCTCGGCGCTGGCCTTTTGTTTGTAGCCTTCACTGGCCAGAATGTTCTCGCCGTTTCCTGCTTTCAGGCGGAAGCGGAATTCACCTGCGTTATCGGTATAAAGTTCGAATTTTCCAGCCACCCTGTGCGCTCCTAATTCTTGATGTAGATGAGGGGACTAAAGCATGGCTCAAGCCATCCGGCAATGTTTTGGCGCGGCAGGTGCACTGTAAGCTTGCGAGGACAACTGCGGCCGGGCTGCCGGTCAGCGCCCGCTGTCTTTCCTGCGGCAGTATGCTTCCCACAGGTCAGGGCGGCGGGCTTTGGTGATATCCTCGCTCATCGCGTGCCGCCATTCAGCTATCTTGCCATGGTGACCGGACATCAGCACATCAGGGATTCCCCGGTCTTTCCATTCGGCCGGGCGGGTATACTGCGGATGCTCCAGCAGCCCGGAGGAAAAGCTTTCCTCCTCGGCCGAGGCCTGGTTGCCCAGAACGCCGGGGATCAGCCGTACGGTGGCATCTATCAGCGCCTGCGCGGCCAGTTCGCCGCCGGTCATGACAAAATCCCCCAAGGAGACCTCCTGGAAAGCGAAATGTTCCAGGACCCGCTCATCGACGCCTTCAAACCTTCCGCACAGCAGGGTGATTCCGTCGCATTGGGCAAAATTCTGCATCATCTCCTGGTCCATCCGCTTGCCGCGCGGCGACAGGTATATAAGCGGCCAGTTCCCCTTGGCGCCGGCCATGGTGTGTTCGACCGCTTCGCCCAGAACGTCGGCCCGCAGCACCATTCCGGCGCCGCCGCCCGCAGGGGTATCGTCAACATTGCGGTGCTTGCCCGCGCCAAATTCGCGCAAGTCAGTGGTTTCCAGCTGCCAAAGCCCCTCCTGCAGCGCCTTTCCGGTCAGGCTTTCCCCCAGCACGCCGGGAAAGGCCGAGGGGAACAGCGTGATGACCTTGGCCTTCCACACGCCTGCAAGTTCCGGCGTTGGGGTCATCAGTTCGCGCGGCTTCAGCGTGGGGCGGATAGCCTTGCGGCCGTGGGAGCGGGAGGGAGTATCGGTCATGGCGTTGTCATAGGCGATGGAGGGCTGCGAAGAAAGCAGAGTTGTGCGAAGCTCCCGCCTCGCGTTCGGGGATATTGCAGGCAAGAGGCAATGCCGGTCTCGTCCTCTTGCTCAAAGCTCCCTTTGACCCGTTTCAGAACAGCCCGTCGGGCGGATCGGCAATGATGCGTCCCTGGCCGAGATCGACGGTTGGCACGGCGGCCAGGGTAAAGGGCAGCAGCACCGTTGCCTTCAGCCCCGGCCCGTGGATCTCCAGCAGGTCCGACGCACCGTGGTTCTGGACCGATTTGACCGTGCCCAGCAGAGTGCCGCCGGTGTCATAGACCTCCAGCCCGATCAGGTCGGTGTGGTAATACTCATCATCCGGCAGCTTGGGCAGCTGGTCGCGGCGGGCAAACAGGCGCAGGCCCTTGACGGCATCCGCCTGTTCCTTGGTGTCGATCCCGCCCAGAAGGGCGGCAAAGCCGTTTTTGACCGGGCGGGTCAGGGTCAGCGAATAGCTCTTGCTGCCGTCCTCGTTGCTGAGCGGCGAATAGTCCTCGATTTCTTCGGGGATGGCGCAGAAGCTCTTGAGCCGCACCTCGCCGCGCACGCCGAAGGCGCCGGCCACCACTCCCACGCAGATCAGGTCGCTCATGGTGTCATTCCTTTGCACAGAACCCCGCGCGCAGCCAGTGGCCGCCGGATTGTTCGCAGAGTTCGGTTTGGTGGTTGCGTTCGAAAAAGATGCCCGCGGTAAAGGCCACTGCAACAAAAAACACAAGCCTTATCAACCGTCCCATGCCGGGTCTCAGCGTGTTTCAAGCGGCAGGCAGGCCATCCGGCTTTCCCAGCCGGTTTCTTCCAGCTCCGGCGTGTCTGAGTGCCGCTCCGGGTAGCCAATGCAGAAATAGCCGATGAGCTGCCAGCCTTCGGGTGCGTTCAGGTCTTGGTTCAGCTGCTCAGGATCCAAGACCGATACCCAGCCCAGTCCCAGCCCTTCGGCCCGCAGGGCAAGCCAGAACAGGGTAATTGCAGTGACGACCGAATAACGGCGCATTTCCGGCATGGTGGCCGCGCCAAGGCCGTGGCCCTGGGCGGTTTCGTCATCGCAGTAGATGGCGAGCTGCACCGGGGCATCGCGCATGCCGGACAGCTTCAGCCCGGCATAGCGGGTGGCGCGCTCGCCGGTGTAGCCGGACAATGCCTCGGCATTGGTGGCTTCAAAATTCTTCAGCGCAGCGGCGCGGGCGGCAGCGCTGTCCACCCGCAGGATGCGCCAGGGTTCGCTCAGGCCCACCGATGGGGCAAGCGGAATGGCAGAGAGGCAGCGCATCAGCACTGCCTCTTCCACCGGATCGCTGCGGAACCGGCGCACGTCGCGCCGGAGCCGCATCAGCAGATCAAGCTGGCCGCGGAACTCCTCGGGAAAAGCGCCCCGCAGCTCCACGGAATTATTCCGCGTCTGCAGCTGCTTCGGCGGCTTCAGCAGCCTTCGCAGCTTTCTCTTCGGTGCGCGCTTGGGCTTTCTTGCCCGGGGTGCCCTTGTTCGGGTTGCTGCGCGCGGCCTTTTCACGGACGCCGGCGGCTTCCAGCATGCGGGCGATGCGGTCGGTCGGCTGCGCGCCCTGGTCGAGCCAGTGCTGCACGCGCTCCATGTCCATTTTCACGCGCTCTTCCGAGTCTTTCGGCAGCAGCGGGTTGTAGGTGCCCAGCTTCTCGATGAAGCGGCCGTCGCGCGGCATGCGGCTGTCAGCAGCCACGATGCGGTAGAAAGGACGCTTTTTAGAGCCGCCGCGGGCCAAACGGATTTTCATTGCCATGGGTACATCTCCTTTGATGGCGTTGTCCGGGGTATGCCCCCGTTGTTCCTGTTGTCTTTGTTATTCTTGGTGTTTCTTGTGGTGGCGGATGACTTCATCGATGATGAAGTTCAAAAAAGCCTTGGCGAACTCAGGGTCCAGATCGGCCTGTTCCGCCAGGTCTTCGAGCCGTGCGATCTGCGCCGCTTCGCGGGTGGGATCGGACGGGGGAAGGTCGTGTTCGGCCTTGAGCCGGCCCACCGCCTGGGTGTGTTTGAACCGCTCGCCCAGAGTATAGACGAGAATCGCATCCAGGCGGTCGATGCTTTCGCGGTGGCCCTTCAGCAGCTGGGCTGCGCGGGCGGCGGGATCTTGGCTTTCGGTCGTCATCGGGTTCTCCGCAAAGCAGCAGGCGGGGGTGTCAGCGAGGGGGTGCCATGCGTGCACCGGCCGTGCACCATGTGTGCACCGCTGCGGCGCAGCACAAGCGTTGCCAGGCGCAGAGCAGTCAGCACTTCAGTCAAGAGCCCAGCCCTCCGGCTTGAAAAGAGGGTCGGCGTAATGGGCGATTTCCATGTCGATGCCATGCGCAATCGGGCTGTCCTTCAGGGCGTCCGGCACGGGGTGGCGGTAGACCGCATCATTGCCGTCGATGGTGGCGGCCTCAGGATCCTTCCGGGCGCCCAGCCGTTCCGCAAGCCGGATCGAGTCGAGGTTCTTCGGGTCGATATAGCTGACCGCGGTCTTCCAGCCCAGATTTGAATAAAAATGTCCGCGTGCGGCCTGTACGGCCTCCAGCGCATAGCCCTTGCCCGCGGCACCGGGCCAGATGATCCAGGCGATCTCGCGTTCGGGCCAGCCTGCGGGCTGCCAGCCTCCGGCCATGCCGTAGGTCTCTTCGGTCGCCTTGTCGTGGATCATCCACATGCCGAAGCCGCGGATCTGCCAGTGGCCGATCTCGGCGGCATAGAGCATCCAGGCCTCGTAGGTGTTCAGCGGCCCGCCCATGAAACGTGAGCGGTAGGAACTGAAGGTGGCCTTGAAGTCCGGGTAGTCCTGCGGCGCGGGGCCGCGCAGGATCAGGCGTTCTGTTTCGATCACCGGGATGTCGAACGGCATCAGCGCGCTCCTTCCAGCGGAAGGGCGCGGCGGCGCCAGGATATGATCCCGGGAAGGCGCATCAGTGCAGCAGGCCCCGGGCGGCTTGCGGGCCGGACACGCGGGCCGGCGGGATGTGGCGCCAGGCGCGGATATTGGGCGCAGGCTGCAGGCGGAAAGAGACCGGCTTTTCCGGCCGGGCGCCGACGCGGCGGGCCAGCGCGATGGAAGCATCGTTTTCCTCGGGCACGTAGGAAACGATGCTGTCCCAGCCGGCGTCGGCGAACAGCCAGTCGAGAACGCATTGTGCGGCTTCGCTGGCATAGCCCTTGCCCTCTCCTGGTTCCATCAGGTGCCAGGACAATTCCGGTTCCGGCCAGCCCTTGGGAAACCAGGGGCCAACCAGGCCAACGGTCAAGCCGCTGCTGCGCTCGACCACCGCAAACAGGCCGTAGCCGTGCAGCCGCCAATGGCCGATGATGGTGGCAATCGACCACCACAGCGAATCCGGATCGTCCGCCGCGTCGATAAAGCGCGGTGCGCCCGGGTTCAGGAACGCCGCATTGGCGTCAAACTCCGGATCGGCCGGAGAAATCAGCATAAGCCGATTGGAAACAAGCCTCGGATACGGCTTTTGCACGTCAGTCATCTTATACCCCTCTGACCGGGCGGCGGGCCGCCCGGCATGAATTTCACCCATCCGGTGAAGGAGTATCGGGGAGACTGCGTAATATTCGGTTAAACAGGCCGCTGCCAGTGCCGGGTGGGCGTGGTTCGCGCAGATTTGACGGAGGCTCATGCGTAGGCCTCCATCCCGCCGTCGCAGGGCGCGGCAGGCGCGGGGTGGCGGTAGACCAGCTCACGCCCGTGTTTGGGGTTGTCGAAGTCTTTCTCGAACACCGCGCCCAGCCGTTCGGCCAGCGCCACCGAGCGGGTATTGCCCGGGAAGATGTTGGAGCAGAGGGCCGGCAGGCCCATCACCTCATAGGCATGGGTGCGGGCGGCCAGGGCAGCCTCGGCCATGATGCCGCGGCCTTCGCCTGCCGGGAAGGCCACCCAGCCCAGCTCGGGCTCCGGCCAGCCTTCGGGCTGCCAGATGCCGGTGATACCGAGCGCCTCGCCAGTGTCTTTGCTGGTGATGGTCCAGAAGCCAAAGCCGCGCATCGCCCAATGGCCCACCGACATGGTGAACCAGCGCCAAGCTTCGTTGCGGTCCATCGGCCCGCCAAACCCCCAGGAGCGCGCTTCATCGGCGAAGAACGCTGCCACCGGCCCGAAATCCGCCGCCTCCGGTCCGCGCAGGACCAGGCGTTCGGTTTCCAGCTGAGGGATGGCGGGGAGCTGCATGGCTTACTTCTTCTTGCCGAAACCGCTGAGGCCCGCGGGCAGGCCCATGCCGCCGCCGAGGCCGGGGAGGCCGCCGGGCAGGCCCTTGCCGCCGCCCATTGCCTTGGCCGCCGCTTCCAGCGCCTTGGGGTCCATTTGCGAGGGATCCATGCCGTCCATGCCGGGCATGCCGCCGCCTTTGCCGAACATGCCCTTCATGGCCTGCTTCAGCATTTTGCCTTTGCCCATCTTGCCCATCTTCTTCATCACATCGGCCATCTGCCGGTGCATCTTCAGAAGCTTGTTGAGGTCGCTGACTTCCATGCCGGAGCCGGCCGCGATGCGTTTCTTGCGCGAGGCCTGCAGCAGGGCGGGGTTGGCGCGTTCCTTCT harbors:
- a CDS encoding YegP family protein — translated: MAGKFELYTDNAGEFRFRLKAGNGENILASEGYKQKASAENGIESVRKNAGDDARYERKETAAGKHMFNLKASNGQVIGTSQSYASASGRDGGIESVKKNAPGAAVDDQTG
- the trmD gene encoding tRNA (guanosine(37)-N1)-methyltransferase TrmD; translation: MTDTPSRSHGRKAIRPTLKPRELMTPTPELAGVWKAKVITLFPSAFPGVLGESLTGKALQEGLWQLETTDLREFGAGKHRNVDDTPAGGGAGMVLRADVLGEAVEHTMAGAKGNWPLIYLSPRGKRMDQEMMQNFAQCDGITLLCGRFEGVDERVLEHFAFQEVSLGDFVMTGGELAAQALIDATVRLIPGVLGNQASAEEESFSSGLLEHPQYTRPAEWKDRGIPDVLMSGHHGKIAEWRHAMSEDITKARRPDLWEAYCRRKDSGR
- the rimM gene encoding ribosome maturation factor RimM (Essential for efficient processing of 16S rRNA), producing MSDLICVGVVAGAFGVRGEVRLKSFCAIPEEIEDYSPLSNEDGSKSYSLTLTRPVKNGFAALLGGIDTKEQADAVKGLRLFARRDQLPKLPDDEYYHTDLIGLEVYDTGGTLLGTVKSVQNHGASDLLEIHGPGLKATVLLPFTLAAVPTVDLGQGRIIADPPDGLF
- the bluB gene encoding 5,6-dimethylbenzimidazole synthase codes for the protein MRLRRDVRRFRSDPVEEAVLMRCLSAIPLAPSVGLSEPWRILRVDSAAARAAALKNFEATNAEALSGYTGERATRYAGLKLSGMRDAPVQLAIYCDDETAQGHGLGAATMPEMRRYSVVTAITLFWLALRAEGLGLGWVSVLDPEQLNQDLNAPEGWQLIGYFCIGYPERHSDTPELEETGWESRMACLPLETR
- the rpsP gene encoding 30S ribosomal protein S16; this translates as MAMKIRLARGGSKKRPFYRIVAADSRMPRDGRFIEKLGTYNPLLPKDSEERVKMDMERVQHWLDQGAQPTDRIARMLEAAGVREKAARSNPNKGTPGKKAQARTEEKAAKAAEAAEAAADAE
- a CDS encoding chorismate mutase, which translates into the protein MTTESQDPAARAAQLLKGHRESIDRLDAILVYTLGERFKHTQAVGRLKAEHDLPPSDPTREAAQIARLEDLAEQADLDPEFAKAFLNFIIDEVIRHHKKHQE
- a CDS encoding GNAT family N-acetyltransferase, whose translation is MPFDIPVIETERLILRGPAPQDYPDFKATFSSYRSRFMGGPLNTYEAWMLYAAEIGHWQIRGFGMWMIHDKATEETYGMAGGWQPAGWPEREIAWIIWPGAAGKGYALEAVQAARGHFYSNLGWKTAVSYIDPKNLDSIRLAERLGARKDPEAATIDGNDAVYRHPVPDALKDSPIAHGIDMEIAHYADPLFKPEGWALD
- a CDS encoding GNAT family N-acetyltransferase — translated: MTDVQKPYPRLVSNRLMLISPADPEFDANAAFLNPGAPRFIDAADDPDSLWWSIATIIGHWRLHGYGLFAVVERSSGLTVGLVGPWFPKGWPEPELSWHLMEPGEGKGYASEAAQCVLDWLFADAGWDSIVSYVPEENDASIALARRVGARPEKPVSFRLQPAPNIRAWRHIPPARVSGPQAARGLLH
- a CDS encoding GNAT family N-acetyltransferase codes for the protein MQLPAIPQLETERLVLRGPEAADFGPVAAFFADEARSWGFGGPMDRNEAWRWFTMSVGHWAMRGFGFWTITSKDTGEALGITGIWQPEGWPEPELGWVAFPAGEGRGIMAEAALAARTHAYEVMGLPALCSNIFPGNTRSVALAERLGAVFEKDFDNPKHGRELVYRHPAPAAPCDGGMEAYA